The Solanum lycopersicum chromosome 6, SLM_r2.1 genome has a window encoding:
- the LOC101254705 gene encoding protein neprosin: MISSSNSKSFSIIFSFVGFLFLASTFATVISDPTVQHSNQTFKPKQELIKLKRLRTYLKNINKPAVKTIQSSDGDLIDCVLSHLQPAFDHPQLKGMKPLEPPTRPKSNESTEIRSYQLWRVSGESCPEGTVPIRRTTEKDVMRASTLQRFGKKIIRGVRRDTMSNDHEHAIAFVNGEEYYGAKASISVWTPKVTDQYEFSLSQLWIISGTFGDDLNTIEAGWQVSPELYGDIYPRFFTYWTSDAYQTTGCYNLLCSGFVQTNSKIAMGAAISPTSSTDGSQLDIGIMIWKDPKHGNWWLELGSGQLVGYWPSVLFSHLQEHASMIQFGGEIVNSRSSIQGLHTLTQMGSGHFADEGYGKASYFRNLQVVDWDNNLVPLSNLHLLADHPNCYDIKAAKNNVWGDYFYYGGPGRNSNCP; encoded by the exons ATGATTAGTAGTAGTAATTCTAAgtcattttcaatcattttttcatttgttgGTTTCTTGTTTCTTGCTTCTACATTTGCTACTGTCATCTCAGATCCAACTGTACAACATTCAAACCAAACTTTTAAACCAAAGCAAGAGTTGATCAAACTCAAGAGATTAAGGACTTATCTCAAGAACATCAATAAGCCAGCAGTTAAGACAATTCAG AGTTCAGATGGAGATCTAATAGATTGTGTATTATCTCATCTTCAACCAGCTTTTGATCATCCTCAACTCAAAGGAATGAAGCCATTG GAACCTCCAACTAGGCCTAAATCGAATGAATCAACAGAAATTAGGAGCTATCAGTTGTGGAGAGTTTCAGGAGAATCGTGCCCCGAAGGGACAGTTCCAATAAGAAGAACTACAGAGAAAGATGTTATGAGAGCTAGTACTTTACAaagatttggaaaaaaaattataagaggCGTAAGGCGCGACACAATGAGCAATGATCATGAG CATGCAATAGCATTTGTGAATGGTGAAGAATATTATGGTGCAAAGGCTAGTATTAGTGTATGGACACCAAAAGTAACAGACCAATATGAATTCAGTTTGTCACAACTATGGATCATTTCTGGTACTTTTGGTGATGATCTTAATACCATTGAAGCTGGCTGGCAG GTTAGTCCAGAACTATATGGAGATATCTATCCTAGGTTCTTCACATATTGGACG aGTGATGCATACCAAACCACTGGATGCTACAATTTACTCTGTTCAGGTTTTGTGCAAACAAATAGCAAGATTGCTATGGGGGCTGCAATATCTCCAACATCATCAACTGATGGTAGTCAATTGGATATTGGCATAATGATATGGAAG GACCCAAAGCATGGAAATTGGTGGCTAGAATTGGGGTCAGGGCAATTAGTAGGGTATTGGCCATCAGTTTTGTTCAGCCATTTGCAAGAACATGCAAGCATGATACAATTTGGAGGAGAAATAGTGAACTCAAGATCATCAATACAAGGATTACACACATTAACACAAATGGGAAGTGGTCATTTTGCAGATGAAGGCTATGGCAAGGCAtcttattttagaaatttgCAAGTTGTTGATTGGGACAATAATTTGGTCCCATTATCAAATCTTCATCTTTTAGCTGATCACCCAAATTGCTATGACATTAAAGCTGCAAAAAATAATGTTTGGGGTGATTATTTTTACTATGGTGGTCCTGGTAGGAATTCAAATTGtccataa
- the LOC101260147 gene encoding kinetochore protein SPC25 homolog isoform X2, which produces MQNGAAAVTVREKMEQLRLKCNRDLQIQQQSIDAGAISFWKSLDSTKTQARQTLQFQEKLGKLKTELREAEDNLVKALAVKTRKEAKRIKIAELIATTNARVEELRGVMEDKRVRKHEYSALISQQDDALEALEENLNQNSGHREAIEEATGWYNKVLGLRIECGLGVKFIFTNINANNPDDEYSFTVRRENDAHTLIDCDPQLNDAKELIIELNKSNGMFKFVRTMRKKFLEAVARGLTSQDQDTSMVSMPTVMSSISIISRDESSPQKAEPQSDEYKRASRKLALGKRDRSINDNYQHFFFIWIC; this is translated from the exons ATGCAGAATGGAGCAGCAGCAGTAACTGTACGAGAAAAAATGGAGCAACTTAGGTTAAAATGTAACAGGGATTTACAAATTCAACAACAGAGTATAGATGCAGGCGCTATCTCTTTTTGGAAATCTTTGGATTCAACGAAGACCCAAGCTCGACAAACCCTTCAATTTCAAG AAAAACTTGGGAAATTGAAAACTGAGCTTAGAGAGGCAGAAGATAATTTAGTAAAAGCACTTGCAG TCAAGACCCGAAAAGAGGCAAAGAGGATAAAAATAGCTGAACTAATAGCTACTACCAATGCTAGAGTGGAAGAGCTTAGAGGGGTCATGGAAGATAAAAGGGTCAGGAAACATGAATATTCCGCCCTAATATCTCAACAAGATGATG CTCTGGAAGCACTTGAAGAAAATCTTAACCAGAACAGTGGACATAGAGAGGCAATAGAGGAGGCTACTGGGTGGTACAATAAGGTGCTTGGTTTACGTATTGAATGTGGCCTTG GAGTAAAATTCATCTTTACCAATATAAATGCGAATAATCCAGATGATGAGTACTCTTTTACTGTTCGTCGTGAGAATGATGCACATACTT TGATTGATTGTGATCCACAGCTGAATGACGCAAAAGAACTGATTATTGAGTTAAATAAAAGCAATGGAATGTTCAAGTTTGTCAGGACTATGAGAAAGAAGTTTCTAGAAGCTGTAGCACGTG GATTAACATCGCAAGATCAAGATACTTCAATGGTCTCTATGCCTACGGTGATGTCGTCCATCTCAATTATTAGTAGAGATGAATCTTCACCCCAGAAAGCGGAGCCTCAGTCTGATGAATATAAGAGAGCTTCCAGGAAGCTTGCCCTTGGTAAAAGGGATAG GTCAATAAATGATAATTATCAGCACTTCTTTTTCATCTGGATTTGTTGA
- the LOC101260147 gene encoding kinetochore protein SPC25 homolog isoform X1 translates to MQNGAAAVTVREKMEQLRLKCNRDLQIQQQSIDAGAISFWKSLDSTKTQARQTLQFQEKLGKLKTELREAEDNLVKALAVKTRKEAKRIKIAELIATTNARVEELRGVMEDKRVRKHEYSALISQQDDALEALEENLNQNSGHREAIEEATGWYNKVLGLRIECGLGVKFIFTNINANNPDDEYSFTVRRENDAHTLIDCDPQLNDAKELIIELNKSNGMFKFVRTMRKKFLEAVARGLTSQDQDTSMVSMPTVMSSISIISRDESSPQKAEPQSDEYKRASRKLALGKRDRSAILSPVSALSLRRSPRFKVNK, encoded by the exons ATGCAGAATGGAGCAGCAGCAGTAACTGTACGAGAAAAAATGGAGCAACTTAGGTTAAAATGTAACAGGGATTTACAAATTCAACAACAGAGTATAGATGCAGGCGCTATCTCTTTTTGGAAATCTTTGGATTCAACGAAGACCCAAGCTCGACAAACCCTTCAATTTCAAG AAAAACTTGGGAAATTGAAAACTGAGCTTAGAGAGGCAGAAGATAATTTAGTAAAAGCACTTGCAG TCAAGACCCGAAAAGAGGCAAAGAGGATAAAAATAGCTGAACTAATAGCTACTACCAATGCTAGAGTGGAAGAGCTTAGAGGGGTCATGGAAGATAAAAGGGTCAGGAAACATGAATATTCCGCCCTAATATCTCAACAAGATGATG CTCTGGAAGCACTTGAAGAAAATCTTAACCAGAACAGTGGACATAGAGAGGCAATAGAGGAGGCTACTGGGTGGTACAATAAGGTGCTTGGTTTACGTATTGAATGTGGCCTTG GAGTAAAATTCATCTTTACCAATATAAATGCGAATAATCCAGATGATGAGTACTCTTTTACTGTTCGTCGTGAGAATGATGCACATACTT TGATTGATTGTGATCCACAGCTGAATGACGCAAAAGAACTGATTATTGAGTTAAATAAAAGCAATGGAATGTTCAAGTTTGTCAGGACTATGAGAAAGAAGTTTCTAGAAGCTGTAGCACGTG GATTAACATCGCAAGATCAAGATACTTCAATGGTCTCTATGCCTACGGTGATGTCGTCCATCTCAATTATTAGTAGAGATGAATCTTCACCCCAGAAAGCGGAGCCTCAGTCTGATGAATATAAGAGAGCTTCCAGGAAGCTTGCCCTTGGTAAAAGGGATAGGTCAGCCATTCTCTCTCCTGTATCTGCATTATCTCTTCGCAGATCTCCTCGTTTTAAG GTCAATAAATGA
- the LOC101254398 gene encoding short-chain dehydrogenase TIC 32 B, chloroplastic-like, whose protein sequence is MDFHKVNYKAFIYTCFSTISAILQFKFLSCDLMKATLKYLAGIAGSSGYGSKTTAEQVTQVCSVSFSSQLTAIITGATSGIGAETARILAKRGVRLVIPARDLKKAAILKEAIKKQSPWADIILLEIDLSSFASIQRFCAQFLSLGLPLHILINNAGKFSQKLEFSEDKFELSFATNYLGHFLLTEMLLDKMVETAEQTGIEGRIVNVSSVVHNWVKRDKFCFSQMLNPKKYNGTRAYAQSKLANILHAKELSRQLKARNAHVAINAVHPGIVKTGITRDHKGFITDSLYFMASKLLKSTSQGAASTCYVALNPQTRGINGKYFADCNECHCSALANDEIEAHKLWKHTRALIHRRFFQERERDL, encoded by the exons ATGGATTTTCACAAGGTTAATTACAAGGcatttatatatacatgtttTTCAACAATAAGTGCAATATTGCAGTTCAAATTTCTAAGCTGTGACCTTATGAAGGCTACTCTCAAGTATTTAGCAGGCATTGCTGGTTCAAGTGGTTATGGTTCTAAAACAACTGCAGAACAAGTCACTCAAGTTTGTTCTGTTTCTTTCTCTTCTCAGCTTACTGCTATTATCACTG GTGCAACATCTGGGATTGGAGCAGAAACAGCAAGGATATTGGCAAAGAGGGGTGTAAGATTAGTTATTCCAGCAAGGGATTTGAAGAAGGCAGCCATACTAAAGGAAGCCATAAAAAAACAGAGTCCTTGGGCTGACATTATTTTATTAGAGATAGATTTGAGTTCATTTGCTTCTATTCAAAGATTTTGTGCCCAATTCTTGTCTTTAGGACTGCCTCTTCACATTCTTAT AAATAATGCAGGCAAATTCTCACAGAAGTTAGAGTTCTCTGAAGACAAATTTGAGCTCTCATTTGCAACAAACTACTTAG GTCATTTTTTATTGACAGAGATGCTGCTAGATAAGATGGTAGAGACAGCAGAACAGACAGGGATTGAAGGAAGGATTGTAAATGTTAGTTCTGTAGTTCACAACTGGGTAAAAAGAGATAAGTTTTGCTTCAGCCAAATGCTTAATCCTAAAAA ATATAATGGTACTCGAGCATACGCTCAGTCGAAATTGGCCAACATTTTACATGCCAAGGAATTGTCAAGACAGCTAAAG GCAAGAAATGCACATGTAGCTATCAATGCTGTACATCCAGGCATTGTGAAGACAGGAATAACAAGGGATCATAAGGGCTTTATCACAG ATTCTCTCTATTTTATGGCATCAAAGCTTCTAAAGTCAACATCACAGGGTGCAGCAAGTACATGTTATGTTGCACTGAATCCACAAACAAGGGGAATAAATGGGAAATACTTTGCCGATTGCAATGAATGTCACTGCTCAGCTTTAGCTAATGATGAAATTGAAGCTCATAAACTATGGAAGCACACTCGTGCTCTAATTCATCGAAGATTTTTtcaagagagagaaagagaccTGTAA
- the LOC101254105 gene encoding LOW QUALITY PROTEIN: DExH-box ATP-dependent RNA helicase DExH12-like (The sequence of the model RefSeq protein was modified relative to this genomic sequence to represent the inferred CDS: deleted 1 base in 1 codon; substituted 2 bases at 2 genomic stop codons), translating into MSDSDRVPTSYSGLHEPSGEAESLFGKIDPKKFGDRVYRSTPPEKIQKKKRERFVVSETTMQNKKRRRILGEESSVLNWAEEGGVYQPKTKETRAAYESLLSLIQHQLCGQPLNIVSAAADEILAVLNDGYSNNSDKKKMEIEKVLNVSVSNKVFDKFVSIARFITDYQCDGHRDDEVLYDDDVGVAVDFEENEEDVEESDLDVVLDDGEEDEYVQLEGNVAGNMQMGSGGIDDEILQEADQGMALNVQYIDAYWLQRKISEAYEQQQIDPQQSQKLAEEVFKILAESGDDRDVETKLLVHLQYDKFSLIKYLLRNRLKVVWCTRLARAEDQEKRKKIEQEMLGLGPDHAAILXQLHATTRETAKERQKNLEKSFREEARRFKDADGEDLDNGWSMGQRSLLNLDSLAFHQGGLLMTNKNCELPAGSYRNNMKGYEEVHVPALKPKPLAPGEKLVNISSLPQWAQPAFTGMIQLNRVQSKVYETALFTPENILLCAPTGAGKTNVAMLTILHQIGLNRKEDGSFNHNNYKIVYVAPMKALVAEVVGNLSRRLELYGVTVKELSGDQSLTRQQIEETQLIVTTPEKCDIITRKSGDRTYTQLVKLLIIDEIHLLHDNRGPVLESLIARTIRQIETTKEHIRLVGLSATLPNFEDVAEFLRVDLNKGLFYFDNSYRPVPLAQQYNGITVKKPLQRFQLMNDVCYEKVTSVAGKQQVLIFVHSRKETTRTARAIRDTALANDTLGKFLKEDSLNREILQSHTDLVKNNDLKNLLSYGFAIHHAGLVRTDRQLVEDLFAKGHVQVLVSTATLAWGVNLPAHTVIIKGTQIYNPEKGAWTELSPLDIMQMLGRAGRPQYDTYGEGIIITGHSSLKYYLSLMNQQLPIESQFISKLPDQLNAEIVLGTVQNAKEACKWILYTYLYIRMVRNPSLYGLAAAGVKTEDAFEERCADLVHSAAALLDKNNLIKYDRKSGYFQVTDLGRIASCYYISYGTISTFNEHLKSTIGDMELCRLFSLSEEFKCVTVRQDEKMELAKLLDRVPIPIKESLEEPSAKINVLLQAYISQLKLEGLSLSSDMVYITQSAARLMRALFEIVLKRGWALLADKALKWCKMISKRMWSVQTPLRQFHGIPNEILMRLEKKDLAWERYYDLSSQELGELIHFPKQGRTLHKFIHQFPKLNLAAHVQPITRSILRVELTMTPDFQWEDKVHGYVEPFWVIVEDNDRERILHHEYFMLKKQYIDEDHTLNFTVAIYEPLPPQYFIHVVSDRWLGSQTVLPVPFRHLILPEKYPPPTELLDLQPLPVTALRNPAYEALYQDFKHFNPVQTQVFTVLYNSEDNVLVAAPTGSGKTICAELPILRNHQKGPDSIFRAVYIAPLEALTKERYSDWKKRFGDSLGMRVVELTGETAIDLKLLEKGQLIISTPEKWDALSHRWKQRKYVRQVSLFIVDELHLIGGQGGEVLEVIVSRMRYISSQVENKVRIVALSTSLANTKDLGQWIGSTSHGLFNFAPCVRPVPLDIHIQGVDIANFEARMQAITKLTYTAIVQHAMKGKPAIVYVPTRKLARLAAVDLMTYSSMDNKGTPVFLLKSETELESFMERINEPVLKETLRYGVGYLHESLSGTDQGIVKTLFETGXIQVCVMSSKMCWGVRLSAQMVVVMGTQYHDGRENVHSDYPVSDLLQMMGHASRPLVDSSGKCVILCHAPLKDYYKTFLYEAFPVESHLQHYLHDNFNTEIVVGVIQNKQDAVDYLTWTFMYRRLTQNPNYYNLQGVSHRHISDHLSELVENTISDLESSKCVAVVDDVLLSPLNHGLIASYYYISYTTIERFTSSLTSTTKLKGLLEILASATEYEQLPIRPGEEELIRRLVNHQHFSFGNPKYTDPHVKANALLQAHFSRQMLGGNLASDQQEVLFSATRLLQAMVDVISSNGWLNLALLAMEASQMITQGMWGHDSELLQLPHVTKELAKKCQENPGKSVESVFDLVEMKDDERYELLQISESQLVDIDRFCKQYPYIDLIYDVLNGDNGRAGDNVNLQVSLERRSETGPVLAPRYPKDKEEVWWLVVGDIKSNQLVAIKRVNLQKESRIKLDFTAPAEAGTRKYKLYFMCDSYLGCDEEHTFAVDINDVMPEDDS; encoded by the exons ATGTCTGATTCCGATCGTGTTCCAACAAGTTATTCCGGGCTGCATGAACCTTCCGGTGAAGCTGAGTCTCTGTTTGGGAAAATTGATCCCAAAAAGTTTGGAGATCGTGTTTACCGGAGTACGCCGCCGGAGAAAATTCAGAAGAAGAAGCGGGAACGATTTGTTGTCTCTGAGACCACTATGCAGAACAAGAAGAGACGGAGGATTCTGGGAGAAGAAAGTTCTGTTCTTAATTGGGCAGAGGAAGGAGGAGTTTACCAGCCGAAAACTAAGGAAACTAGAGCTGCTTATGAGTCTTTGCTCAGTTTGATTCAGCATCAATTATGTGGACAGCCTCTCAACATTGTGAGTGCGGCGGCTGATGAGATTTTGGCTGTGCTAAACGACGGTTATTCCAATAATTCTGATAAGAAAAAGATGGAGATTGAGAAGGTGTTGAATGTATCCGTATCGAATAAGGTATTTGATAAGTTTGTGTCAATTGCAAGATTTATTACTGATTATCAATGTGATGGTCATCGTGATGATGAAGTGctttatgatgatgatgttggtgtAGCAGTTGATTTTGAGGAGAACGAAGAAGACGTAGAAGAAAGTGATCTTGATGTGGTGCTAGATGATGGAGAAGAGGATGAGTATGTGCAGCTGGAAGGTAATGTTGCTGGTAATATGCAGATGGGCAGCGGTGGCattgatgatgaaatattgCAGGAAGCTGATCAGGGGATGGCTTTGAATGTTCAGTATATAGATGCTTATTGGCTTCAAAGAAAGATTTCTGAAGCTTATGAGCAGCAGCAGATTGATCCGCAACAGAGTCAAAAGCTTGCTGAAGAGGTTTTTAAAATTCTTGCTGAAAGTGGTGATGATCGTGATGTGGAAACAAAGTTGCTGGTGCATCTGCAATATGACAAGTTTAGTCTAATCAAGTATCTTCTGAGAAACCGGCTAAAGGTAGTGTGGTGTACTCGTCTCGCAAGGGCTGAAGACCAGGAAAAGAGGAAGAAAATCGAACAAGAGATGTTGGGGTTGGGGCCAGATCATGCTGCAATATTATAACAGTTGCATGCTACTACTAGGGAAACTGCGAAAGAGAGACAGAAGAATTTGGAGAAAAGCTTTAGGGAAGAAGCTAGGCGATTTAAGGATGCAGATGGTGAAGATCTTGATAATGGTTGGTCGATGGGCCAGCGTTCATTGCTCAATCTTGACAGCCTTGCGTTCCATCAGGGTGGTTTGTtgatgacaaataaaaattgtgAGCTCCCAGCAGGATCATATAGGAATAATATGAAGGGTTATGAGGAAGTTCATGTGCCAGCATTGAAGCCAAAGCCATTAGCTCCCGGAGAAAAGCTTGTGAACATCTCTTCCCTTCCACAGTGGGCACAACCAGCTTTCACTGGAATGATCCAATTGAACAGGGTGCAGAGTAAAGTATATGAAACCGCCCTATTTACTCCTGAGAACATCTTACTGTGTGCTCCCACAGGAGCTGGCAAGACTAATGTAGCTATGCTCACTATACTTCATCAAATTGGATTGAACCGTAAGGAAGATGGATCTTTCAATCATAACAATTATAAGATTGTCTATGTGGCACCAATGAAAGCCCTTGTTGCTGAAGTAGTTGGCAATCTCTCCAGGCGTTTGGAGCTCTACGGTGTCACTGTGAAAGAATTGAGTGGAGATCAGTCACTAACTCGTCAGCAGATTGAAGAAACTCAACTTATTGTGACAACTCCGGAAAAATGCGATATCATAACCAGAAAGTCGGGTGATCGGACATATACACAGCTTGTTAAACTTCTTATAATTGATGAGATACATCTCCTGCATGACAACAGAGGTCCTGTTTTGGAAAGTTTAATTGCAAGAACTATCAGACAAATTGAGACCACGAAAGAGCATATCCGGCTGGTTGGGTTGTCAGCGACACTTCCAAATTTTGAGGATGTGGCAGAGTTTTTGAGAGTTGATCTGAACAAAGGCCTCTTCTATTTTGACAATAGTTACAGGCCTGTCCCGTTGGCTCAACAGTATAATGGAATTACTGTTAAGAAGCCGTTGCAGAGATTCCAGCTGATGAATGATGTTTGCTATGAGAAGGTAACCAGTGTGGCAGGAAAGCAGCAAGTGCTTATTTTTGTCcactcaaggaaggaaacaACAAGGACAGCTCGTGCAATACGAGATACTGCACTTGCTAATGACACATTAGGTAAGTTTTTAAAGGAGGACAGTTTAAATCGAGAAATTCTTCAGTCTCACACAGATCTTGTCAAAAACAATGATCTCAAGAATCTTTTATCATATGGTTTCGCAATTCATCATGCGGGGTTGGTTAGGACCGATCGTCAACTTGTGGAGGACCTCTTTGCTAAGGGACATGTGCAAGTTCTGGTGTCAACAGCAACCTTAGCTTGGGGTGTAAATTTACCTGCACATACTGTCATTATAAAAGGCACTCAGATATACAACCCTGAGAAAGGAGCCTGGACCGAACTGAGTCCCCTTGATATTATGCAGATGCTTGGCCGTGCTGGAAGGCCTCAATATGACACTTATGGAGAAGGAATCATCATAACTGGACACAGTTCACTGAAATATTATCTTTCTCTGATGAATCAGCAACTTCCTATTGAAAGTCAGTTCATATCTAAGTTGCCTGATCAGTTGAACGCAGAGATTGTCCTTGGGACTGTGCAGAATGCCAAAGAGGCATGCAAGTGGATCCTCTATACTTACCTCTATATTCGAATGGTACGAAATCCCAGTCTTTATGGTCTTGCTGCTGCTGGTGTCAAAACTGAAGATGCTTTTGAGGAAAGGTGTGCTGACTTGGTTCATTCTGCAGCTGCATTACTGGACAAAAACAACCTGATAAAGTATGATAGGAAGAGTGGATATTTCCAGGTGACTGACTTGGGTCGCATTGCTAGCTGTTACTACATAAGTTATGGGACAATTTCCACATTCAATGAGCACTTGAAATCAACAATTGGTGACATGGAGCTTTGTAGACTCTTCTCTCTCAGTGAGGAGTTCAAATGTGTAACAGTAAGGCAGGATGAGAAAATGGAATTGGCAAAGCTTCTGGATCGTGTTCCCATTCCTATAAAAGAGAGTCTTGAGGAGCCAAGTGCCAAGATCAATGTTCTATTGCAGGCATATATTTCACAGCTGAAGCTTGAGGGGCTGTCTTTGTCATCGGACATGGTCTATATAACTCAAAGTGCTGCACGTCTGATGCGAGCCCTTTTTgagatagttctgaaaagaggATGGGCTCTATTAGCTGATAAGGCTTTGAAATGGTGCAAGATGATAAGTAAGAGGATGTGGAGTGTGCAGACACCACTTCGCCAATTCCATGGCATTCCAAATGAAATCTTGATGAGATTGGAAAAGAAAGATTTGGCTTGGGAGAGGTATTATGATCTTTCATCACAAGAGTTAGGGGAGCTTATTCATTTCCCGAAGCAGGGAAGAACACTTCACAAATTCATTCATCAATTCCCAAAGCTGAACCTTGCAGCACATGTTCAACCAATTACTCGCTCTATCCTGAGGGTAGAATTGACTATGACACCAGATTTCCAGTGGGAGGATAAGGTCCATGGTTATGTAGAACCCTTCTGGGTTATTGTAGAAGATAACGACAGGGAGAGAATTCTTCATCATGAATATTTCATGCTGAAGAAGCAGTATATCGATGAGGACCATACTTTGAACTTCACTGTTGCAATTTATGAACCATTGCCTCCTCAATACTTCATCCATGTTGTGTCTGACAGATGGCTAGGGTCCCAAACTGTTTTACCAGTTCCTTTCCGGCACCTGATTTTACCAGAGAAGTATCCTCCTCCCACCGAGTTGCTAGACCTGCAACCTCTACCAGTTACTGCATTGAGGAATCCAGCTTATGAAGCGCTTTATCAAGATTTTAAGCATTTTAATCCAGTTCAAACTCAGGTTTTTACAGTCTTGTACAACTCAGAGGACAACGTCTTGGTTGCAGCTCCAACTGGTAGTGGGAAGACCATTTGTGCTGAACTTCCCATATTAAGAAATCATCAGAAAGGACCTGATAGTATTTTCCGTGCAGTGTATATAGCTCCCCTTGAGGCTCTTACTAAGGAGCGATACAGTGATTGGAAGAAGAGATTTGGGGACTCTCTTGGAATGAGGGTGGTTGAATTAACTGGGGAAACGGCGATTGATTTGAAACTGTTAGAGAAGGGTCAGTTAATCATTAGCACACCTGAGAAATGGGATGCTTTATCCCACCGTTGGAAACAGCGCAAGTATGTTAGGCAAGTGAGTCTTTTCATTGTTGATGAACTGCACCTGATTGGTGGCCAAGGCGGTGAAGTGCTAGAGGTGATTGTCTCTCGGATGCGATATATCTCAAGCCAGGTAGAGAACAAGGTTCGTATTGTTGCTTTGTCAACTTCCCTGGCGAATACCAAGGATTTGGGGCAATGGATTGGGTCTACATCTCATGGACTTTTCAACTTTGCTCCTTGTGTCAGGCCTGTGCCACTTGACATACATATTCAGGGTGTTGACATTGCTAACTTTGAGGCTAGGATGCAAGCCATCACAAAACTCACGTATACTGCTATAGTACAACATGCAATGAAAGGAAAACCAGCAATAGTGTATGTCCCCACAAGGAAGCTTGCACGCCTTGCTGCGGTGGATCTGATGACTTACTCAAGCATGGACAACAAAGGCACACCTGTGTTTTTGTTGAAATCTGAAACAGAGCTGGAGTCTTTTATGGAGAGAATCAACGAGCCAGTGCTGAAAGAAACACTAAGGTATGGTGTGGGCTACTTGCATGAAAGCTTGTCTGGCACAGATCAGGGTATAGTGAAGACACTCTTTGAAACTGGATGAATTCAAGTATGTGTAATGAGCAGTAAAATGTGTTGGGGAGTGCGCCTCTCTGCCCAGATGGTGGTGGTTATGGGAACGCAGTACCATGATGGTAGGGAAAATGTGCACAGTGACTATCCAGTGAGTGATTTATTGCAGATGATGGGTCATGCCAGTCGACCTCTTGTAGATAGCTCGGGGAAGTGTGTCATCCTCTGTCATGCACCACTCAAGGACTACTACAAGACTTTCTTGTATGAAGCATTCCCAGTTGAGAGCCATTTACAGCACTATCTCCATGATAATTTCAACACAGAGATTGTTGTTGGAGTTATTCAGAACAAGCAGGATGCAGTAGATTACCTTACATGGACATTTATGTACAGAAGGCTCACTCAGAATCCAAACTACTATAATCTGCAGGGTGTTAGTCACAGGCATATTTCGGATCACCTCTCAGAGCTGGTGGAGAATACTATCAGTGACTTGGAGTCAAGCAAGTGTGTTGCTGTGGTAGATGACGTTTTGCTTTCACCCCTGAATCATGGATTGATTGCATCTTATTATTACATCAGTTACACGACAATAGAACGTTTTACCTCTTCTTTGACCTCCACAACGAAGTTGAAGGGCTTGCTTGAAATTTTGGCT TCAGCAACAGAGTATGAACAGCTTCCAATAAGACCCGGTGAAGAGGAGTTGATAAGAAGGTTAGTTAATCATCAGCACTTCTCTTTTGGGAATCCCAAATACACAGACCCTCATGTCAAGGCTAATGCTCTGTTACAAGCCCACTTCTCTAGGCAAATGTTAGGTGGGAATCTTGCTTCTGATCAGCAAGAGGTACTTTTTTCTGCTACTAGGTTGCTTCAAGCAATGGTTGATGTAATATCCAGTAATGGATGGCTGAATCTAGCACTTCTAGCAATGGAAGCGAGCCAGATGATCACTCAAGGAATGTGGGGGCACGATTCTGAGCTTCTTCAACTTCCACACGTCACAAAGGAATTGGCTAAGAAGTGCCAAGAGAATCCCGGAAAGAGTGTAGAGAGTGTGTTTGATCTAGTGGAGATGAAAGATGATGAGAGGTATGAGCTCTTGCAAATATCAGAGTCACAGCTTGTGGATATTGATCGTTTCTGCAAGCAGTATCCATACATTGATTTGATATACGATGTGCTGAACGGTGATAATGGGAGAGCAGGAGACAATGTGAATTTACAGGTAAGTCTTGAGCGAAGATCTGAGACTGGACCTGTGCTTGCGCCTAGATACCCTAAAGACAAGGAAGAAGTATGGTGGCTTGTTGTTGGTGATATTAAAAGCAACCAACTAGTGGCTATTAAGAGGGTTAATCTTCAGAAGGAGTCAAGGATCAAGCTTGATTTCACCGCCCCTGCTGAAGCTGGAACGAGGAAGTACAAACTCTATTTCATGTGTGATTCTTATCTAGGTTGTGATGAGGAACACACTTTTGCAGTTGACATAAACGACGTAATGCCTGAAGACGACAGTTGA